One genomic segment of Alicycliphilus denitrificans K601 includes these proteins:
- a CDS encoding type IV pilus modification PilV family protein, which translates to MPLLHRTPRRRPAPRARGFVLLEALVAILLFVVGVLGILGLQAGMTRAQTEAGIRSEAAYLTQELLGLMWADVPNLAGFAISGGSCTATACQRWLEKAKAALPGGGAAVTVAAIADGSTGSDVDITVTWTMPGGEARKYTTRSTIALSHTP; encoded by the coding sequence ATGCCCCTCCTCCACCGCACACCCCGCCGCCGCCCCGCCCCGCGCGCACGCGGCTTCGTGCTGCTCGAAGCCCTGGTCGCCATCCTGCTGTTCGTGGTGGGCGTGCTGGGCATCCTGGGCCTGCAGGCCGGCATGACCCGCGCGCAGACCGAAGCCGGCATCCGCTCCGAGGCGGCCTACCTCACGCAGGAACTGCTGGGCCTGATGTGGGCCGACGTTCCCAACCTCGCGGGCTTCGCCATCAGCGGCGGCAGCTGCACCGCCACCGCCTGCCAGCGCTGGCTGGAAAAGGCCAAGGCCGCGCTGCCGGGCGGCGGGGCCGCCGTCACCGTCGCCGCCATCGCCGACGGCTCGACGGGCAGCGACGTGGACATCACCGTCACCTGGACCATGCCCGGCGGCGAGGCGCGCAAGTACACGACCCGCTCCACCATCGCCCTGAGCCACACGCCATGA